In Vagococcus luciliae, one genomic interval encodes:
- a CDS encoding teichoic acid D-Ala incorporation-associated protein DltX, which produces MELKKIEVPENTKRWMSFVGRTLFYAAIILVLIYLYQYSHVGGGSFIYNQF; this is translated from the coding sequence ATGGAATTAAAAAAAATTGAAGTGCCAGAAAATACGAAAAGATGGATGAGTTTCGTTGGAAGAACACTTTTTTATGCAGCCATAATACTTGTATTAATTTATTTGTATCAATATAGCCATGTGGGTGGGGGCTCTTTCATATATAATCAATTTTAA
- the dltA gene encoding D-alanine--poly(phosphoribitol) ligase subunit DltA: MLNEIVEKIKDISLNSEETIFFEENNRQYSYKELDKLSDSLAGFLEERYPVKTPVIVYGAQEALMIISFLACTKSGHSYVPIDDHTPKERVSMIVEEANASCVLSLSDWPLDTKEVYDRQTVISLMNDEKEYLAKQVVCENDVYYIIFTSGTTGKPKGVQITYNNLISFTNWMLSDFYLKKNQRFLCQAPFSFDLSVMDLYPALLSAGTLIPMPKTMIENFPLLFKSIPEMALNVWVSTPSLIEMVLLNPEFDSKHLPTLENFEFCGEELPKNTAQKLLDRFPNAKIYNTYGPTETTVAITNIIITQDVLDNYERVPLGKVKSDTTIHILNDKGEKLPSGEIGEIVISGPSVSIGYFNNPEKTKDVFFEFEGVPSYRTGDAGLIKDDLLFYKGRMDFQIKLNGYRMELGDIDHHLITLPEIRSACSVPKYNKSGKVQQLLAYVVLETPIEKADEKSLTQKLKEDLNKTVMDYMVPHRFVFVESLPMTQNGKIDRKQLINEVNS; the protein is encoded by the coding sequence ATGTTAAATGAAATTGTAGAAAAAATTAAAGATATTTCATTAAATAGTGAAGAAACTATCTTTTTTGAAGAAAATAATCGTCAATACTCTTATAAAGAGTTAGATAAATTGTCAGATTCTCTTGCTGGATTTTTAGAAGAAAGATATCCAGTGAAAACGCCTGTTATTGTTTATGGGGCTCAAGAAGCTTTAATGATTATCTCGTTTTTAGCTTGTACTAAATCGGGTCATTCATATGTACCTATTGATGATCACACACCTAAAGAACGAGTATCAATGATTGTTGAAGAAGCAAATGCTTCTTGTGTTTTATCTTTGTCTGATTGGCCATTAGATACAAAAGAAGTTTATGATAGACAAACAGTTATTTCTTTGATGAATGATGAAAAAGAATATTTAGCAAAACAAGTGGTGTGTGAAAATGATGTGTATTATATTATTTTTACATCTGGAACAACTGGGAAGCCAAAAGGGGTGCAAATCACTTATAATAATTTAATTAGTTTTACCAATTGGATGTTGAGTGATTTTTATTTGAAAAAAAATCAACGTTTTTTATGTCAAGCACCATTTTCATTTGATTTATCAGTGATGGATTTGTATCCTGCTTTATTATCAGCTGGAACGCTTATCCCAATGCCGAAAACAATGATTGAAAATTTTCCGTTATTATTCAAATCAATTCCAGAAATGGCCTTGAATGTCTGGGTGTCAACTCCTTCATTAATTGAAATGGTATTATTGAATCCAGAATTTGATTCAAAACATTTACCAACATTAGAGAACTTTGAATTTTGTGGTGAAGAATTACCAAAAAATACTGCTCAAAAATTGTTGGACCGTTTCCCTAATGCTAAAATTTATAATACATATGGTCCAACAGAAACAACTGTTGCAATTACGAATATTATAATTACGCAAGATGTTCTAGATAACTATGAACGAGTACCACTTGGAAAAGTTAAAAGTGATACAACAATTCATATTTTGAATGATAAGGGTGAAAAATTACCTAGTGGTGAAATTGGTGAAATTGTTATTTCTGGTCCAAGTGTATCTATAGGTTATTTTAATAATCCTGAAAAAACAAAAGATGTGTTTTTTGAATTTGAAGGGGTACCATCCTATCGAACTGGAGATGCAGGTCTGATCAAAGACGATTTGTTATTTTATAAAGGAAGAATGGATTTTCAAATTAAGTTAAATGGTTATAGAATGGAATTAGGTGATATTGATCACCATTTAATCACTCTTCCAGAAATTCGTTCTGCATGTTCTGTTCCAAAATATAACAAATCTGGTAAGGTACAACAATTATTAGCTTATGTAGTTTTGGAAACACCTATTGAAAAAGCAGATGAAAAAAGTTTGACTCAAAAATTAAAAGAGGACTTAAATAAAACAGTGATGGATTATATGGTACCACATCGTTTTGTCTTTGTTGAAAGTCTTCCAATGACACAAAACGGAAAAATAGATCGTAAACAATTAATAAATGAGGTGAATAGTTAA
- the dltB gene encoding D-alanyl-lipoteichoic acid biosynthesis protein DltB: MSQLAQLIPYLTPYEKPFYFIILGVLFIPSILLSLNGKRMMWYQNFLTIFFLWISFGGPNSKQGLALIAYMIWQTLLTAIYFKYRQKDNKSSVFYLAVLLNLLPMFIIKLSPFFGSQSILAFLGYSYLTFKSVQVVMEIRDGILKEFNIKYYIQFLIFFPTISSGPIDRYRRFLKDYLNPPDKEKYVELLQKGIHYIFLGLLYKFIIGYVLGSQLLPTVQGFALGGTAPVLGTIGYMYVYSFYLFFDFAGYSLFAVGTSYLLGYETPMNFNKPFISPNIKEFWNRWHITLSFWFRDYVYMRLMFTLLKKKVFKSRVVASNVGYFGLFLLMGLWHGLTWYYIVYGIYHALLICINDAWLRYKKKHKDKLPSNRWTHALAIFITFNAVCFSFLIFSGFLDTLIKQFILV; encoded by the coding sequence ATGAGTCAGCTAGCACAGTTGATCCCATACTTGACTCCTTATGAAAAACCTTTTTATTTTATTATATTAGGTGTGTTGTTTATCCCATCGATTCTTTTATCATTAAACGGTAAAAGAATGATGTGGTATCAAAACTTTTTAACTATTTTCTTTTTATGGATTAGTTTTGGTGGCCCAAATTCAAAACAGGGACTGGCTTTAATTGCTTATATGATTTGGCAAACACTATTAACAGCTATATACTTTAAATATCGACAAAAAGATAATAAAAGTAGTGTTTTTTACTTAGCAGTTTTGCTAAATTTATTGCCGATGTTTATTATTAAACTTTCACCATTTTTTGGTTCTCAATCGATTTTAGCTTTTCTAGGTTATTCTTATTTAACCTTTAAATCTGTTCAAGTCGTGATGGAAATACGTGATGGAATATTAAAGGAATTTAATATTAAATATTATATTCAATTTTTAATTTTCTTTCCAACTATTTCATCTGGACCAATTGATCGCTATCGCCGATTTTTAAAAGATTATTTAAATCCGCCAGACAAAGAAAAATATGTTGAGTTATTACAAAAAGGTATTCATTACATATTCTTAGGTTTATTATATAAATTTATTATAGGATATGTTTTAGGTAGTCAATTATTACCAACAGTTCAAGGATTTGCACTAGGTGGAACGGCTCCTGTTCTTGGAACGATTGGATATATGTATGTGTATAGTTTTTATTTATTTTTTGATTTTGCTGGTTATAGTTTGTTTGCAGTAGGGACAAGTTATTTACTTGGTTATGAAACACCTATGAACTTTAATAAACCATTTATTAGTCCCAACATTAAAGAATTTTGGAATAGATGGCACATCACTTTATCATTTTGGTTTAGAGATTATGTTTACATGAGATTGATGTTTACGTTATTAAAGAAAAAAGTATTTAAGAGTCGTGTTGTGGCATCAAATGTTGGGTATTTCGGCTTGTTCCTATTAATGGGATTATGGCACGGATTAACCTGGTATTACATTGTATATGGTATTTACCATGCTTTATTAATTTGTATTAATGATGCTTGGTTGAGATATAAAAAGAAACATAAAGACAAATTGCCAAGTAATCGTTGGACGCATGCTTTAGCAATCTTTATTACATTTAATGCAGTATGTTTTAGTTTCTTGATTTTCTCAGGATTTTTGGATACATTAATTAAACAATTTATCTTAGTATAG
- the dltC gene encoding D-alanine--poly(phosphoribitol) ligase subunit DltC — protein MNVKDTVLSILEDLTGSDFSDQMTVDLYEEGILDSMATVQMLVEIDGQLGITVPVSEYERSEWATPEQIIAQVEALQS, from the coding sequence ATGAACGTAAAAGACACAGTATTAAGCATTTTAGAAGATTTAACAGGAAGTGATTTTTCAGATCAAATGACTGTTGATTTATATGAAGAAGGTATTTTAGATTCAATGGCTACTGTTCAAATGTTAGTAGAAATTGATGGTCAATTAGGTATAACTGTTCCTGTTTCGGAATATGAAAGAAGTGAGTGGGCGACTCCTGAACAAATTATTGCACAGGTTGAAGCTTTACAATCATGA
- the dltD gene encoding D-alanyl-lipoteichoic acid biosynthesis protein DltD: MTLKKKIFFAVGPFAVAALFIVALLYSPLEFIKEPSEKKVHEAASSMSVNVLKGSEIKREAMESGKYLPFFGSSELSRVNPFHPSVLAKKYDRSYEPFLLGAPGTQSLTHFFMLNSVKKPLENKKVVFIISPQWFVKKGVSDPMYSLFYSPIETYEWLVDLDETDQTDQYIAGRLLEFESVKSDTQLKKMLLKVKNGEELSKADRRKAYYKYKRLKNEDLLFGQIGIVSKNKRIDKQATYLPNQYNFNELDALAYKIGQEKTNNNPFEISNGFYSNRIMPMKGKLKDSQKKFNYISSPEYADFEAFLELLAKNNIDAMFVIPPVNKLWSDYTGLSTEMLDDFSKKINYQLTSQGFNNIVDFTDKRGEKYFMEDTIHIGWRGWLEMDTQLQEFLKSDSKPDYKMNPELFFSKEWQTEQYK; encoded by the coding sequence ATGACACTAAAGAAAAAAATATTTTTCGCCGTTGGCCCGTTTGCAGTAGCAGCTTTGTTCATAGTAGCTTTATTGTATTCGCCACTAGAATTTATTAAGGAACCTTCAGAAAAGAAAGTGCATGAAGCTGCATCGTCTATGTCTGTTAATGTATTAAAAGGCTCTGAAATAAAAAGAGAAGCAATGGAATCTGGAAAGTATTTACCATTCTTTGGTTCATCTGAATTAAGTCGTGTGAATCCTTTTCATCCATCTGTACTGGCAAAAAAATATGATAGATCTTATGAACCGTTCCTCTTAGGAGCGCCAGGAACGCAATCTTTAACGCACTTTTTTATGTTAAATTCTGTTAAAAAACCATTAGAAAATAAAAAGGTTGTATTTATTATTTCTCCACAATGGTTTGTTAAAAAAGGTGTATCAGATCCCATGTACTCTCTTTTTTATTCACCGATTGAAACGTATGAATGGTTAGTAGATTTAGATGAAACAGATCAAACAGATCAATATATTGCTGGTCGGTTGCTTGAATTTGAAAGTGTAAAATCTGATACTCAGTTAAAGAAAATGTTGTTAAAAGTAAAAAATGGTGAAGAACTATCAAAAGCTGATAGAAGAAAAGCTTATTATAAATATAAACGTCTTAAAAATGAAGATTTACTATTTGGTCAAATTGGAATTGTTTCTAAAAACAAACGGATTGATAAACAAGCAACATATTTACCAAATCAATATAATTTTAATGAGCTTGATGCATTAGCTTATAAAATTGGACAAGAAAAAACAAATAATAACCCATTTGAAATTTCAAATGGATTCTACTCAAATAGAATTATGCCGATGAAAGGGAAGTTAAAGGATTCTCAAAAGAAATTTAACTATATCTCTTCACCAGAATATGCTGATTTTGAAGCATTTTTGGAGTTACTTGCTAAAAATAATATTGATGCCATGTTTGTTATTCCACCTGTGAATAAGTTGTGGTCTGATTATACAGGATTATCAACTGAGATGTTAGATGATTTTTCTAAAAAGATTAATTATCAATTAACCTCACAAGGCTTTAATAATATTGTAGATTTTACTGATAAACGTGGTGAAAAATACTTCATGGAAGACACGATTCATATTGGTTGGCGTGGATGGTTAGAAATGGATACTCAGTTACAAGAGTTTTTAAAATCTGATTCCAAACCTGATTATAAAATGAATCCAGAATTATTCTTTAGTAAAGAATGGCAGACAGAACAATATAAATAA
- a CDS encoding LysR family transcriptional regulator codes for MLDYRYDTFLVLVETKNYTKTAQILNFTQPAVTKHIQYIEKELGVSLVKYQDKTLTITPEGLYLYKKIKNLKSEILQINSYLTNTVSLRIGASKTIGEYWIPQYITEYSNRYPKSSISLMVDNTKGLLKLIHAHKIDLALISGPIEDKSLAKEIFFKDSIICICSNSHPLANQEVSLKDLENETVIFREKGSGISDAMMLLLDKQNLSLDYFSHKQYVGNINLIKQMILHNRGISFIYASSINLELINQSISQIHLEDIDLHQNFYVVMNKNQPINASTRFFLDSLKEHKKTPLTV; via the coding sequence ATGTTGGATTATCGTTACGATACGTTTTTAGTTTTAGTAGAAACAAAAAATTATACAAAAACAGCCCAAATTTTAAACTTTACTCAACCAGCTGTGACAAAGCATATACAATATATAGAAAAAGAGTTAGGGGTTTCCCTTGTTAAGTATCAGGATAAAACCTTAACAATTACCCCTGAAGGTCTTTATCTCTATAAAAAAATAAAAAATCTAAAAAGTGAGATATTACAAATTAATTCTTATTTGACAAACACTGTCTCACTTCGCATCGGTGCTAGTAAAACCATTGGTGAATACTGGATTCCACAATATATTACCGAATATTCAAACCGCTACCCAAAATCGTCTATCTCTCTAATGGTTGATAATACAAAAGGATTGCTTAAATTGATTCATGCTCACAAAATTGATTTAGCCCTCATCTCAGGTCCGATTGAAGATAAATCACTAGCAAAAGAAATCTTTTTTAAAGATAGTATTATTTGTATTTGCTCAAATTCCCATCCACTAGCAAACCAAGAAGTTTCTCTAAAAGATTTAGAAAATGAAACCGTTATTTTTAGAGAAAAAGGATCTGGTATCAGTGATGCTATGATGCTATTATTAGATAAACAAAATCTATCACTCGATTACTTTTCTCATAAACAATATGTCGGTAATATTAATTTAATTAAACAAATGATTTTACACAATAGAGGAATTAGTTTTATCTATGCATCATCCATCAATTTAGAACTAATAAATCAATCTATTAGCCAAATTCATCTAGAAGACATTGATTTACATCAAAATTTTTATGTTGTGATGAATAAAAATCAACCAATCAATGCCTCCACACGATTCTTTTTAGATTCCTTAAAAGAGCATAAAAAGACTCCACTTACTGTTTAG
- a CDS encoding YeeE/YedE family protein has protein sequence MENVNIDERESFKRFQPLIAIIIVILLLMFGNYLGNQKAVLPIQLFSGVLLGATLTRARFGFAGGIKRIYVRGEGSLTKALLIMLFVTMFLFMGIQWYAAQNGAVPAFLAAEGEAIIPGTQNVYMANLATILGGILFGMGMIFAGGCASGTLTDMGEGEGRAMFVFLFFILGSAPGELARYKFDQSSLGKVGVQSYLPDTFGYIGALAVSGLILLFIYWLVLKYEKKRKEENTYMDPLGDWEDFEKPLAIETSEETSLFSYKTYHKLFIERWSFKTGAVVIAVICTFILLTTNKAWGVTSAFSKLEIALLQPLGVEFASPAFDKLNMSVSEGLLTDGGTIRNLGIVVGAALSFLMAGRFKFAMKLNKRDIPYFVVGGLLMGFGARLAKGCNAGAMYSAISTFSVSGWVFTIAMVVGGLISLKLFAGKMSLIPASRKK, from the coding sequence ATGGAAAATGTCAATATCGATGAAAGGGAATCGTTTAAAAGATTTCAGCCACTCATAGCTATTATTATTGTGATTTTATTATTAATGTTTGGTAATTATCTAGGAAATCAGAAAGCGGTTTTACCCATTCAATTATTTTCGGGTGTTTTATTAGGGGCAACATTAACAAGAGCGCGTTTTGGGTTTGCCGGTGGTATCAAACGAATTTATGTTAGAGGAGAAGGCAGTTTAACGAAAGCGCTATTAATTATGTTGTTTGTTACGATGTTCTTATTTATGGGAATACAATGGTATGCAGCGCAAAATGGAGCTGTTCCAGCATTTTTAGCTGCTGAAGGTGAAGCCATTATTCCAGGTACACAAAATGTGTACATGGCTAATTTAGCAACTATACTTGGTGGAATATTATTTGGAATGGGAATGATATTTGCCGGAGGGTGTGCTTCAGGGACGTTGACTGATATGGGTGAAGGAGAAGGACGTGCGATGTTTGTCTTTTTATTCTTTATACTAGGATCAGCACCTGGAGAGTTAGCTAGATACAAATTTGACCAATCATCATTAGGTAAAGTAGGGGTACAAAGTTATTTACCTGATACATTTGGTTACATTGGAGCATTAGCCGTATCTGGTTTAATTTTATTATTTATCTATTGGTTAGTTTTAAAATACGAGAAAAAACGTAAAGAAGAAAATACTTATATGGATCCTTTAGGTGATTGGGAAGACTTTGAGAAACCTTTAGCTATTGAAACCTCTGAAGAAACATCATTGTTTAGTTACAAAACATATCATAAATTGTTTATTGAACGTTGGAGTTTTAAAACAGGTGCCGTTGTAATTGCTGTTATTTGTACATTTATATTGTTAACAACGAATAAAGCTTGGGGTGTGACAAGTGCTTTTTCAAAATTAGAAATCGCTTTATTACAGCCGCTAGGAGTTGAATTTGCTTCTCCTGCATTTGATAAATTAAATATGTCTGTCAGTGAAGGGTTATTAACAGATGGTGGAACGATTCGAAATTTAGGGATTGTTGTTGGAGCGGCTTTATCATTTTTAATGGCTGGCAGATTTAAATTTGCGATGAAATTAAATAAACGAGATATCCCTTACTTTGTTGTTGGTGGTTTATTAATGGGATTTGGCGCAAGACTTGCTAAAGGATGTAATGCTGGGGCAATGTATTCAGCCATCTCGACATTCTCAGTATCAGGTTGGGTCTTTACAATTGCAATGGTCGTTGGCGGATTAATTAGTCTAAAACTTTTTGCTGGTAAGATGTCTTTAATACCAGCAAGTAGAAAAAAATAG
- a CDS encoding FAD-dependent oxidoreductase, producing MSKRVLIIGGVAGGASTAARVRRIDEFAEIIMFEKGPFVSFSNCALPFHLSGVVAEADDLVLMSPEVFHKQYNITAKVNHEVIAIHPEEKKITVKNVLTGETMDEEYDELVLSPGANPILPKSIKGIGSDHVFTVRNVPDIDAIKHYIDDNHIKDVAVVGAGFIGIEVAENLQMAGKHVTIIEAANQVMAPFDYDMAQILHKEIIDNEVDLVLEDGVKEIFSDRVVLESGKEIPAKAVIMAIGVTPELTLAKSAGLEIGETGGIKVNHHYLTSKPHIYAVGDVIETTHFITQKPTRLTLAGPAQRQARAAADHMYGKTYRNTGVIGSSVIQCFGMNAASTGLNEKDCQREGIAYQTAYVIPKDRVGLMPNAKPLFFKLIFADPSGQILGAQAMGQGNVDKRIDVIAAMIMNHANIEDLKELELSYSPMFGTAKDVVNMAALVAMNVLNGEYKQVPVTEIRELVEKDAFIIDAREPHEYAEGHIVNAVSIPFSEFRQRLDEIPKDRPVYVHCLSSQRSYNMVKALQAHGFDNVFNLMGSFLGVCMYEYFNDQQTGRNPIVTNYRFDLL from the coding sequence ATGAGTAAACGCGTATTAATTATCGGTGGGGTTGCAGGGGGAGCATCAACTGCAGCACGAGTTAGAAGAATAGATGAATTTGCAGAAATTATTATGTTTGAAAAAGGGCCTTTCGTTTCATTCTCAAACTGTGCTTTACCATTTCATTTAAGTGGTGTAGTAGCTGAGGCAGATGATTTAGTTTTAATGTCTCCAGAGGTTTTCCATAAACAATATAATATTACGGCAAAAGTGAATCATGAAGTGATTGCTATCCATCCAGAAGAAAAGAAAATTACAGTAAAAAATGTGTTAACTGGTGAAACAATGGATGAAGAATACGATGAATTAGTATTATCACCAGGAGCAAATCCTATTCTACCAAAAAGTATTAAAGGAATTGGATCAGATCATGTCTTTACTGTGAGAAATGTTCCTGACATTGATGCTATCAAGCATTATATTGATGACAATCATATTAAAGATGTTGCAGTTGTTGGTGCTGGATTTATTGGGATTGAAGTGGCAGAAAACTTACAAATGGCTGGAAAACATGTCACCATTATTGAAGCAGCAAATCAAGTCATGGCACCGTTTGACTATGATATGGCTCAGATTTTACATAAAGAAATTATTGATAATGAGGTTGACTTAGTATTAGAAGATGGCGTGAAAGAAATCTTCTCAGATAGAGTGGTATTAGAGTCTGGTAAAGAAATACCTGCGAAAGCAGTGATTATGGCAATTGGGGTAACACCTGAATTAACATTAGCTAAATCAGCTGGATTAGAAATAGGAGAAACTGGCGGTATTAAAGTGAACCATCATTATTTAACATCTAAACCACATATTTATGCAGTTGGTGATGTGATTGAAACAACTCACTTTATCACTCAAAAACCAACACGTTTAACTTTAGCAGGACCAGCTCAACGTCAAGCAAGAGCTGCGGCAGATCATATGTATGGTAAAACTTATCGTAATACAGGCGTTATCGGTTCATCAGTGATTCAATGTTTTGGTATGAATGCCGCGTCAACTGGTCTAAATGAAAAAGATTGTCAACGAGAAGGTATTGCTTACCAAACGGCATATGTTATCCCTAAAGATCGTGTAGGTCTTATGCCTAATGCGAAACCATTATTCTTTAAACTAATCTTTGCAGATCCTTCTGGACAAATTTTAGGCGCTCAAGCAATGGGACAAGGAAATGTTGACAAACGAATTGATGTCATCGCAGCAATGATTATGAATCATGCGAATATCGAAGATTTAAAAGAATTGGAATTATCTTATTCTCCAATGTTTGGTACAGCCAAAGATGTGGTTAATATGGCAGCACTTGTTGCGATGAACGTTCTAAATGGAGAGTACAAACAAGTTCCCGTAACCGAAATTAGAGAGTTAGTGGAAAAAGATGCCTTTATTATTGATGCACGTGAACCACATGAATATGCTGAAGGGCACATTGTAAATGCAGTAAGTATTCCATTTAGTGAATTCCGTCAACGTTTGGATGAAATTCCAAAAGACAGACCAGTTTATGTCCATTGTTTATCTAGTCAACGTAGTTATAACATGGTAAAAGCACTACAAGCACATGGTTTTGATAATGTCTTTAACTTAATGGGGTCATTCTTAGGTGTTTGTATGTACGAATATTTCAATGATCAACAAACAGGTCGTAACCCAATTGTGACAAATTATCGTTTCGACTTATTATAA
- a CDS encoding ABC transporter permease, protein MKKKQTKSYKGYTYATWLIILVAWLIVTETNLVSSRLIPSPIQVVKTAGDIFINGYNGMSFWQHIGISLYRLIVSSFLAVLTAIPLGLMSGYFPRFRAVVDSLVQFYRPLPPLAYYTLLILWLGIDESPKIMLLYLAAFAPIYLSCVSAVRKIPIDYINNAESLGASKKDIFFTVILPGSLPDIFTGLRTAVGVAYTTLVSAEMVAATSGIGWMVIDASKYLKSDVMFVGIIFMGLTGILIDMGLRLVEKRVVFWKGRDES, encoded by the coding sequence ATGAAAAAGAAACAAACCAAGAGTTATAAAGGATATACCTATGCCACATGGCTCATTATTTTAGTTGCATGGCTAATTGTGACAGAAACAAACTTGGTCTCTTCACGATTGATTCCTTCACCAATTCAAGTGGTCAAAACAGCAGGTGATATTTTTATTAATGGATACAATGGTATGTCCTTTTGGCAACATATAGGGATTAGTTTATATCGCTTAATTGTATCTAGTTTTTTAGCTGTATTAACGGCTATTCCATTGGGATTAATGAGTGGCTATTTTCCAAGATTTAGAGCAGTGGTTGATTCCCTTGTTCAATTTTATCGTCCACTACCACCACTTGCTTATTATACGTTATTAATTTTATGGTTAGGAATCGATGAGTCACCAAAGATTATGTTATTATATTTAGCTGCTTTTGCCCCAATATATCTATCATGTGTTTCAGCAGTGAGGAAAATTCCAATTGATTACATCAATAATGCTGAGTCATTGGGTGCAAGTAAGAAAGATATTTTCTTTACCGTCATTTTACCAGGGAGTTTACCTGATATATTTACTGGGTTAAGAACAGCTGTTGGAGTTGCATATACTACGCTTGTATCAGCAGAGATGGTGGCTGCAACAAGTGGTATTGGTTGGATGGTGATTGATGCATCAAAATATTTAAAAAGTGATGTCATGTTTGTCGGGATTATTTTTATGGGGTTAACTGGCATTTTGATTGATATGGGACTGCGTTTAGTTGAAAAGCGTGTGGTCTTTTGGAAGGGAAGAGATGAATCGTGA
- a CDS encoding ABC transporter substrate-binding protein, whose product MTRRKKGRLILLLSIIILVFTGCSSKSKDEEGALPKEVKIGIIRVPNDKQVAISQKYFDEFFKDKGIKTKFMFFDSGVAANKALSSNSIDFAEMGYTNGVVALATDIPAELIWIHEVLGTNEALVTPKDSSITDIKQLKGKKIATPFSSTSHFSLLQALKLAGIEKEVTLLDMETNDIVAAWERGDLDAAYTWEPTLSTLKETGNVLIDSETLANKGFMTVNIDLVNAEFSKKYPELVQEYVKALNKGVEYYNENPDGAAKGAATELGIETNDALTQMQGTTWLMMNEQVSPDYLGTEATPGKFHQVFKDTAEFLAEQKSISNVPSDEDINHFINTTYIEKAMEK is encoded by the coding sequence GTGACAAGAAGAAAAAAAGGTAGGCTAATATTACTACTTAGTATCATTATTTTAGTATTTACTGGATGCTCCTCTAAGTCAAAAGATGAGGAAGGTGCTTTACCAAAAGAAGTAAAAATCGGAATTATTCGTGTACCAAATGATAAGCAAGTGGCGATTTCTCAAAAGTATTTTGACGAATTTTTTAAAGATAAAGGAATTAAAACAAAATTTATGTTTTTTGATTCAGGTGTAGCGGCAAACAAAGCTCTCTCATCAAACAGCATTGATTTTGCAGAGATGGGTTATACCAATGGGGTTGTTGCTTTAGCGACAGATATCCCGGCTGAATTGATTTGGATTCATGAAGTATTGGGAACCAATGAAGCATTAGTGACACCAAAGGATTCTAGTATTACAGATATTAAACAACTTAAAGGGAAGAAAATAGCTACACCTTTTAGTTCGACATCTCATTTTAGTCTCTTACAAGCATTAAAATTAGCTGGTATTGAAAAAGAAGTGACGCTACTTGATATGGAAACGAATGATATTGTGGCAGCTTGGGAACGTGGTGACTTAGATGCTGCTTATACATGGGAGCCTACATTATCCACTTTAAAAGAGACAGGAAACGTATTGATAGATAGTGAAACATTGGCGAACAAAGGATTTATGACGGTTAATATAGATTTAGTGAATGCAGAATTTAGTAAAAAATACCCTGAACTTGTTCAAGAGTATGTTAAAGCTTTAAACAAAGGGGTAGAGTATTATAATGAAAATCCTGATGGAGCAGCAAAAGGCGCAGCGACAGAATTAGGAATTGAAACCAACGATGCTTTAACACAAATGCAAGGAACAACTTGGTTAATGATGAATGAACAAGTATCTCCAGATTACTTAGGAACAGAAGCAACACCGGGTAAATTTCATCAAGTATTTAAGGACACAGCAGAATTTTTAGCTGAGCAAAAATCTATTTCTAATGTACCAAGTGATGAAGATATTAATCATTTTATCAATACGACTTACATCGAAAAAGCGATGGAAAAATAG